From Gimesia panareensis, the proteins below share one genomic window:
- a CDS encoding GNAT family N-acetyltransferase: MVFDAQPTLTGTLLHLRPLQDDDYDDLYAVASDPLIWEQHPASDRYQAEVFQKFFRDAMDSGGALLAIDNATGTVIGSSRYHGYNESASEVEIGWTFLARSHWGGRYNGEMKRLMLQHAFQFVDSVIFLIGPENIRSQRAVEKIGGVHDGSRTDGSGMESWLFRIRAAEYEG, encoded by the coding sequence ATGGTATTCGATGCGCAACCCACACTGACCGGCACGCTGTTGCATTTGCGTCCACTGCAGGATGACGATTATGACGACCTGTATGCGGTCGCCTCTGATCCTTTGATCTGGGAACAGCATCCCGCGTCCGACCGCTATCAGGCGGAGGTGTTTCAGAAATTCTTCCGGGACGCGATGGATTCGGGAGGCGCCCTGCTGGCGATCGATAACGCGACCGGTACAGTGATCGGCTCCTCACGTTATCACGGGTATAATGAGAGTGCCTCCGAGGTAGAGATCGGCTGGACCTTCCTGGCCCGCTCGCACTGGGGCGGCCGGTATAACGGCGAGATGAAGCGGCTGATGCTGCAGCACGCATTTCAGTTTGTCGATTCGGTGATCTTTCTGATCGGTCCGGAGAATATCCGGTCGCAGCGGGCGGTCGAAAAGATCGGCGGCGTCCACGACGGCAGCCGGACGGATGGCTCGGGGATGGAGAGCTGGCTGTTTCGGATTCGTGCGGCTGAATATGAGGGATAA